The Vespula pensylvanica isolate Volc-1 chromosome 3, ASM1446617v1, whole genome shotgun sequence nucleotide sequence GGCTAGTGTTTTCATTAACAACAAAAGGTcagatttttttctcatatgcGTACACTTTCATTCTCTgcatagaaaaattaattgtattattactattatatgaGTGTGTATCGTAcgtgtgcatgtatatgtgtacgtataatgGATGTACGTGTACATCAATGAGTACGTCAAGTGCGTTAATCATTTagtaaatgaaacaaaaaaaaaagaagaagaagtatttACATAGTGcgtattttcattcgttattacAATATCAATTATCTTCGGTTAACGAATACGATGTTAATTATAACTGTACTAACTTTTGTATTTACATGTAAAATCAGATATACACAGATGTATGTACAGAAAGAGTGcattaaaattttagaaaatatactaTACGACCACTACTTGCACattgattaaaaaacaatcaagtgacaaaaatattattaaagtctCGTGCATGCTTTTCAAACGATTACGTATACTTGCCTTCGAAGAGCCTTTGGTGTATCATGTGCGATGAAAGCTTTGTCATCGTTAAAAGCTGGTTCGTAGATCTTTACCGATCGTTCGCAACGTGGACCAGTCTTTCCGTACGGGCAGTAACAATCAAAACCAGCCTCCTTCTCCACGCACTTTCCTTCTCCGCAGGCGCCTGTAAAAAGTTCGTGTCGTGTACGTGCTCGCGCGTATTTTGTCCCGTTATGCACGCACTATTTGAATACACACATTCTGCACGTCGCGTTTTCGTTACGTTCTACGAAGTTTATAACGCATAATTTTTACCTGGATAGCAAGATTGTCCGACAAAGTTACAATGTTTCCCATTAAATCCAGCTCTACATAAACACATATAACCGTTCTTTGTAGCTGCCTCCTGGCAAACTCCACCATTATTGCATGGATTTTCGGCGCACGTTTCGCAAGTCGTTATCCCTACGTTACCCGTTTGATCTCCGATTAAATCAATTTCCTTTTCACCAATGACTAGTCTGCTGATACAACCAATGAATCCGATATTCGAAACAGCCTCTTTGATAACAATACTGTGATTTGGAACTCCACCGATATAAAGTGGACCCTTAAGATCTAATCCTTGTCTTCGACCAGCCGATACTCCTCTGTACGGTCCTTGACCATCGACTAGCATCGTTACTTCCTTTCTAACACGttgaattttaatcgtatGCCATTGACCCAAAGTAACCGATTTATCCGCCAATATAACAGCTGATCCAGAACCAAGGTCAAATCTAGCagtttataacaattatacatattacacatatattttcacACGTGCGTAGATATAATAcgtaacgaaaaataatatgtacttGAATTGTGGATATCCTCCTACTAGGGATAGAAGAATGAAATCCCCATTACCGTGATTCGATTCGGCATTGTATAAGATAATGCCGTCATAATTCTCCGGTTTGAAAGATATCTCAATATTGAACTTGAGATATGAATCAGGTAATGGAGGCAAAGCTATGTAACTCTCTGGCGCTTGACTGAAGTTAGGTACGACTCCCGTTACGACGAGCACGGTCGGTACTTCTAAATTTACTTTATCGTTGTTTGCTATACAAATGTATGTTCCTGCATCTTCGGCTTTGACATTTTTCAGTTTCAATGTATTCTGTTAAGAGCGtcgaaagggaaaataaatattcataaatccTATTAAAGTTACGCCGGAATACTTTCGTTGTACCTGGTAAGTTTCTGTGTCCAGAGATAACAATCCACCAAGTTTGTTCCATTGGAATTTAACAGGTGGTTCAAGATCAACGTGACAATCCATTTCAATACTAGATCCGTAAGGTGCCAACTTCGTTTCAATTGCTGGCCCATCGTTATGTCCACCTAGATAAAGATATGAAAAGACGATAACTCGgcatagaaatattttgtagCCGCTATTCATTGTTCCTATCATATTTATACTTACAAAGAATGCAACGGATGgcattgataaaataaacacGTTATATTCGCACACATTAGTTACATATGGACAATTGAATTTACagtaaatgaaatatcataaatcgatgaaaaatgtttgatatttACCATGTACAATGAGATTGAAATCTTCCTCAAAGATGCCTTGCGGAGTCATTACTGTACATTTGTAGGTACCGCTATCGCTGACGGCTACGTTGGACAATCTAAGAATATTTTCGTACGTTTGAGCATTCGCTGGTAAATCCGGATGGTTCGGTCTGGACCATCGATAGTGCGGACTAGGAATACCCGAACACGCGCAACGTATGTCAACCGTATCTCCGATATTTACAGGATCTTGAGATGCCTCGATGGTAAGTGCAGGTGCAACGGCAGCTGAAATTTAACAGTCGCTATTACTCAAGCTGTATAATTTCTCccgtaaatatttacatacagattagtattttcaattttttttcggaGCTTCAACGTTCGTGAAAGAAATTGTACATTTTACCGTTGTAacgtaaatgtaaaatttctttttaaaaggtCAACTTCGTCAATGTTAAAACTTAAACATCTAAAACAAGGCGAGCGATTCTTACGCACaaggaaaaaatttgattCGAGACCGATCGTTTGACAGGATATCTGGCATTTCATCCAATTTAATAATCCTTTCGATAGTATTACactaaagtaaaaataatgtatattacgCATAGTATCGTACATGCAAGTAACATGCGTCAACGGCCGCGGTATTATCTCTAACTAGGTAGGAAGGGTCAAGGGAGGAGTTGGACGAAATTTGGTACGTCGTATGGAAAGTAATCCAACGATGTTGTCTACGTCGGCTCGAAACATAAATGACATATATAAGATGTTTAGGAATGGGGATAATAAAATGTTGACGATCgaatagatcgatcgaataagaaTAGGCAACACAAAGAATagtgctaaaaaaaaaagataagacaaaaatataatctatactACGAGACGTCACACGACACACAAATCTCAAAACAAACCGCGTCGTCTTTGAAGAAATTGGCGATATTGCGGGATGCGGCAGAAGCGTTCGTCAGTACCATCGTTGCATTGAGCATAGCCGTCGCAAAAGTAATCCAAATGAATGCATTGTTGACTGTAGCACTTATACTCCCCGGGTCTGCACTGCGATCGGTACACTGGCATGCAATCCGCAAGCAAATTAACTACTAAATCATATAACGCGAGCTTTGTAAAAATCTAATTTGAAGAAGTCCTTCATTGAAACCATTATTgcaatgatctttttttttatgataaatatttcactACTGATACCATTTCTAATATGACAAGCTGCATGACAGAttttgaaaaacaaacaaaaaaacaaagaaaagtaacCGCGCCTCGTAATATATCGTTACTCGAGTAGTTCtcgtcgaacgaacgaaaaagaattttcattgtttGGCTGAAACGTCACGTTGGAAAATGTTTGAACGATCTCGTATCGACGAATGTCGAGAgattgttagaaaaagaaagaagaaaaaaagaataataaaacaaaggcagcgatgtaataaattaacaatgttattaaaaaagtaattaaaaaagctgaaaagagagaaagaaagaaagaaagaaagagaagagaaaaaaagatccaaGTTTGTAGGAATCAGATTCTttgagagaaatatttaagatcGATCTACGTCAGCGGTATTAGACGATACTTGTTAATGAGATTGAGCATAAATTACGATAATACTTTATAAAGTTTAACTGAAGTGGCaagcatatgtatgtaccaaTGCACTACTTACGTATCACATTCAAATTAATGTAATCACTGGAAACTCCATGGGAGTTACGAATTTGACAAATATATCTTCCACTGTCTTCTGGTTTGACTTGCGTTAATTCTAAATAGTCTTCGCCAATTCGACCGTGTAAAGGCAAAAATTGACCCTCTCTACTCCATTCTATCACGGCGTGTTCCCTGATCTCGCAACGCAAACGTACAGAATTACCTGGATACGTCGTAATGTCTCTTTGGGTGGCGCGAATGCTCGTGTCGTCGTAAGAATGTTCTGAGAAAAGGTAATACGGTGAATAATGGTATCCGAGTGAGATCCATCGGAACGAATTCGATACGCGTTTATCGAGATCGAAAAAGATGACGAACCGTTAACTATGACTTCCGCTACCGCCTCTGCCGTGCCCGCCTCGTTCGTGGCCTTGCAAACGTACTTTCCAGCATCCGAATACGTTATACCGTGGAATTGCAAAACGCCATTATCATTAGATACGGAATACGGAAGTGGCCGTCCTATAGCTTCCCATTGAATGTGAAGAGGCTCGTCGCCGGTCGCGGTGCACGTTATAGAAGGATTTTTACCAGGTCCAACGGTTTGACGGGTTGGATTAAGCTCGATCCTAGGTGGAgctgaaaaaggagaaagaagaaatatcagaTATTCCTCTAACGCGGATAATTTTTCGCTTCCTTTACAATCGCACTTCTCGGAATACCCACATATGATTTCCAGATGAGATTTAGCTTTGAAAATGACCGTGCCGGCAGGATTTAAGCCAAGACAGATGTATTCCCCTGCGGCATTTTTGTCGACCGTCGGAATGCTTAAAACGCCATTATGAACGGTACTGCCCTTCGGTAAGGCACGATGATCGCTCCTCTTCCAATCAAGATAAATCTGATCGCCATCTGGGGCAATCACCTGACAGCGCATTTCCACTTTACCGCTATTGGGAATTCTTAAAAAGTCTTCGGGAATCAATACGCCACCTTGATAAGGATATCTCTAAAATTACAACAACGTACGTCGTGATGATATACGGCTACGATAACTGGGGAAAAATTAgcaagaaaagatgaaaaaaagtgaTAAGCGTACGGGATCCTGAGTCGGCGGACGTCTGTTGTCGTTGTCACAAGTCATATCGCCTCGACAAGGCGTAGAGTCGATATCGTTGTCCTCGATGCGTATTTGGACACGGTCCTCTACTATGCCTACCGAGTTCGATGCTTGACAGGAGTAGGAACCTTCGTCGTCGGAGGACACCGAGAATATTTCGTATACCGCGCTTAACGGCGTCGCAGCTGTTTTGCTGTACGCATCGCTGTAAATGTAAGCAACGATTTCGCAAAAAAGACGActctttgaaagaaagatattcttCTTCGAAGAAGCGTAACTTACTACGTGGCCAATCCATTGACATGTTTACTCCAGGCAACGTTTGGCTGTGGATGGCCTACAGCGCTGCAAGTCAATCGCACCCTGTCTCCAAGTTTCACTTGCAAAATACCCGTCCTTGGCTCGATCGTAATAACAGGTATCGACTGTACTTCGATATGGGCTATCTCGGACGCGGAACCAACTTCGTTCGTGGCCGAGCACACGTAAGAACCACCGTCGTTTATCGTGATATTAGAGAGTCTCAATAATCCGCCAGGAAGTTGTTCGATGTTCGGAGCAAACGATCTGCCGTCTTGACGAGACCAATGGATCTCGGGAAGTGGAAGACCGGCTATGGCGCGACATTGCAAATCGGCAGAACCACCAAGGGTGACGGGCTGGATGTCTTTCGGATATAATTCGAGGACCGGAACTTCACGAGCTGCGAATTTGCGAATAAAAGTgtattcattcgttcgaaagCCGCCGTCTGCCGTGAGACGACGGCAAGGAACGATTtacaaatatgaaatttatgcCTTACGTTCGACCTCGACGATGGCACTAGCTTCGTAGCTGCCTATAGGACTACTGACACGACAAATATATACGCCTCGGTCAGAAACTTGCGCATTAATAATTCTGAGTGTATCTCCGACTTGTTGGACGTTCGAATTCATCGTTTCCGaaaatttattccatttcACTTGCAGACCCGCCTCTCCGCTCGTAACGCAACGTATCTCGGTCGACGTTCCTTGAGATATTATTTGTCTTTCAGGTTTGACTTTAACCGTCGGAGGATCTCTTCGTGGGATTATCGTTATTCTAGCGGTAGAATTCGTTTCCGTTCCTTTGTAACTGACAGCGATGCAGACGTATAAGCCGGAATCGTTGATCGTTGGATTATTGATTGTCAGAATGCCATCGCGCTGGGTCGCGGAGTAAGGTAGAGGCAAGCCGTCCGATCGAGTCCACGTTAGATTAGCACTTTGCGACGGGGTGCAGGTAAGCCTGACGACGTCTCCGATGGAGCCGATCCATTCGGCGGGTGTTATGATCGGAGCCAAGCCGGTAGCCGGAGGCCCTTCCGGATTTTCTGTGGATACGCGCGAATGTAGTCCCGTCTATCTACGTTATGTCTATACCGTTTACGATCATGGATACCTCTAACGTATAGAATCGTTGTTTTTTCCTCCACTCCGACGTTATTCTTAGCGATGCATTTGTATTCGGCTGCGTCGTTTCTCGAGGCAGCCGGGAGCCTCCAAACGCCGTTATGGAAGGAAGACTCCGAGCTGATGCTTCCATGAAGTCGAATCCATTCTACTTGCGGAGGAGGATTACCGTTGGCGTCGCAATGAAATTCTACCGGTTCTCCTTCCTTGACTTCGAGGTAAGGCGGCATGATTACGACTCGAGGTTTTACCGGATTCGCTCCTGAAATCGAATGCAACTGTCAACCTTGTCGTTAACCGTTTTTTACCTGGTATCGAGATATACCTGGTATCTCTAACAAACTTTTGGGAAAAGCTGCGTCCGTAAGAGACATTACCGATTTATTGCGTATATCGATCTACTTGTACTAATGTTATAACGTTAAAAACCTCTCGTTCGTACCTCCAACGGTAAGAGTGACTTTTTTGATTCCAATGTTTATTCCGTCGCTAACTTGACAAACGTATATACCGCTGTCGGACACTTTGACGTCTCTAATGATCAAGACTCCGTGAGAATCGTCTATGCTTCTACCGGATGGTAACTGACCGCCTTCCTTCTCCCAACGAATGTACAAAGAACCCTGTGTGACGTACAAGCGTGCGAGTAAGATTCATCGGGAACGATTCGAAGTAGAAGACTTACGTTGTCGAGCGATCTACCGCTGCAATGGTATCTGACGGTATTTCCAGTGTGCACGATTTGGAATTCTGGTTCTTGCACGAAAACGACGATCCTTGGTGGGGTAATAGTCGGTGTCGGAGGAGGAATCGTTGGAGGATATTCGACTAAAAAAGAATGTCAACGCGAAAATAGTTGCGATCTCGTACACGTAAATATAATCTGCTTGAAAACTCGTCTCTCCACTCTCGTGCATTTTTACACGACCGATCAAAGGAGCGAGACACTCGAACTCTCTCGTAATCCGGTCTACGCAACGGGCTACTTACCAACGTCTTGACAATTTTGTCCTGCGTATCCTGGCAAGCAATTACACTTGACGTGTCCGGACCTATTGATCTCGCAGTTTTCTTCGTTGTTGTTGCACGGACAGGGATTGCAAGAGCCAAGAACGCTAAAAGCTCTGTCACTGGTATCTCTGTAATATCCACGGGCGCAAGTTTCGCAAGACGTTCCGACGTAACCAGCTGGACAACGACACGCTTCGACTTGAGTCGCTCTTCTGTGTCCGGTGAAGTTTTCTACCGCCGTGTCGAGACTAATGTCGCTGATGTAAGTCGCCGTCATTTTTTCACTGTGAGAAGCTCGTACCAGAATAGCTTCGATATTGGAAAGAACCGTCATCATGTCCGTACGAGAAGCACTGCGTGGTCCCGCCGTCGTCAATCGTTTCCACTCCGATTCTCTCAGTGGGACGGAGTAGGTCTGAAACGAAAGTCGAACTGTGTATTCGAAATATCTCTCCCCACCGTCCCCTCCGCCTTCTTTCGTACGAACCAGCGGTATGTCCGGTAAAACGTCTGTTGGATTAGTCCAGAACAACGTGATGCCGTTTCCAACGAGTAAAATGTCTTGATCTTTGTAGCTTTGTGCGCCGGGCTGCGCAGTGATGTGCTGAGTCAAAGTCAAACTGCCGGCGTAGCTTTTTACTTGATTACCGGTGAAAGCGGATGGCAAAGACCAAAACAGTCTGCGACTACGGTTGTCGGGATAGCGATATCCAATTTCGTTCATAGCAACGTTCAAGTCGAAGCCGTCGTCTATAACGTCTTGTCTCGTGctaatttgaaaagaattaaGTAAATGTTTGCGTCAAGTCGTCGCTCTTACCGTAGGTTATACTCGTTATAGGTAGATCGTTGTCGTCGATCGCAAAAGCATTAAACGCGATGAACTTACTCGTCGGTAAGGGTAAATCCATGATGGGAATCGTAAACCCATATCGGAATCTGTTGAACGTAGAGCGAACTTTCGTGACATTGTTTGGTCACGCCGCTGCAGTAACACTCGTTACAACCGTCCGTATTTTCAGCGGACAATCCAAAGGTAGACGGACGACATCTGTTGCATTCCGGTCCCTCGACGTTCCTCTTGCACTCGCAGCGACCGCCGAAACACGAAGCGCTACGAGATCCAGCTTCGTTGCAGGTGCACTGTACGGGATCGGTTCTGCGCGTACAATCGTTGGCGGTACCACGAGTCGCGTCTCCTTCGTATCCGGGTTCGCATCTTTCGCAGTATTCCCCGGTAGTGTGATCGGCACAATTCTTAGAAAGATTAGATCAGAATCGTTGGTACATCAAATTGATGCGAAACGCGATACGACACGATCGATGAACGTCTTTCATTTACCTCGCACAGTCCGCTCTCGGGATCGCACTGACTCGAGTGCCCGTTGCAATTACAAGGCTCGCAAATTCCAAGATACAGGCCTTCCATGGCCCTCGTATATCCAACGTCGCAGTCCTCGCACGAGAGTCCCTTGTATCCGACGGGACAACCGCATTCCTCGACTTCGACCGCCCTTGCCTTTCCAGTGTTATGCTTCTCCGCCGTATCGAGGGAAACCGAGGAGAGCCTGAAAGGAGAAAATCTCTTTCGTAGGGCTTTCGCAAAAGGCAGGgacgaaagaggagagagtTTTCGACTTACGCCGTCTCGTCGGTGTGGGTCGTGTAAGTGGCCTTGATCTTGATAGCTCGTACGTCCGCCAGTGCCATTAAAAGATGTTCCCTGTCGGCGGTGGTTCCGTCGGCACGTTGCCAATATTGCTCGAGCAACGGAACGGTGAACGATTGTTGAGAATTAGGCTCGGGAGATTCTCGCGAGTAATAGAGCAATTTAATGTCGTTGGCCTGTGTCGAAGCAGAGGATCGCGTATTAGCGAGAGCACGTACGTCCAACGAATATATAGATCCAAGGCTAAGAACAAAGGATCGATCCTCGAATCGATCCCTTACTTACGCTGATCAATTCGACGTCGGCGGCGTTGTTTCTCGAACTTTGACCACCGGGCGATGGGACGTATCGGACCGTGTATTTGAGATGACCACCGTACGACGTTATCTGATCGCCGAGGAATATATTCGGCAGTTGCCAATAATAGACGTCGTTGTTACCGCGATTATGAAAGTCGTTGTAGACTATTTCGCGATTGATCGTGTCGAGGCGAATGCCATCCGATATCGGTGGTGCGTCGGGTGTTTTCGACTCGGTCAGCGTGAAACCTCGCAAGGAATTCGTGAACGACACGTGAATCtgaagagaggagaaacgaaagatcgtAGATCGTAGACGAGGATCGCGTCAGGCGATACGTAACGACTTCGTAATTAAACTCGTTCTCATTACCTCGTTTCTGTACCAATTGGACGAGACGCACTTGTTCGTAATACCCATGCAAAAGCAACTTATGCATCCGAATTGATTCCTAAAGCCCAGGTTGAATGTATTTGCCTTGCATTGGTTGCACGTCAGGCCCGTTGCGTATAGCTAAACAGAGTACACGCGAGGACGTTAAACGTCGCGTTACTGCTTCGCCGTACGACCGACCGAGCGCGTCTTCGGCTCGGTCCGTCTTCGTTGAGAATAAAAACGGACGATTTCTCGTGGCAAATTGGACGAAGTACTTACGTTTTTCGTACCGACGAGgatcgagaaaaatcgaacGCATTAAGAATAAATACAGACGATGAATATCGAGGACGGGCGAATGAGCTAAAGAGGAGTCTTCGaaggaaacgatcgaaataaatgcGATACCTTGCAACGACACTTTCCGGTATAGGGGTCGGCGTTCGGAGTGAGGCTACCATCGGGATCGCATTGTTGAACGGGTACGCACATGTCGCCGGGAATGAGAGGATTTCCTTGATAGCCGATGGCACATTGTTCGCATCTACGACCGACGTATCCAGCCGGACAGTCGCACGTAGGCTCGCCGTCCGATCCGAGATGACAGGTCCGAGTGAATCTGAATGATCGGTCACAGAACGTTATCGATATCGTCGCGACGCGGTCGCGGATTCGAGATCGTGAAAAAAGATCGTCTCCTTACTGGTTCGACGGATTGGTCAGAGGACACGGACAAAGCTGGCAAGGTATGTTCCTCGAAGGATCTCCGTAGTAGCCCGGGGCGCAGGGTGGATCGTCTCGGTAACATTGTCCAAGCCACGGTCCGCTCTCGCGCCTGAGGAATCCCGGTGCACAGTTCTCGCACGAAAGCCCGGTGTATCCTTGCGACAATTAATGCAGACGGTTAACGATCGTGCGTTGCGTTCGCTCGAGGGGACGTCGTTTAccgacgtacgtacgtaccggTAGGGCACTGGCACTCCTCCACGAAGGACGCGGATCCCAATCCGGTATTGCGCGCGTCGGCGGTGTCCATTACGATGTCGGTGATGCGTACGTCCAACTGCGGGGAATCTTCGTACTTCGCTCTGAACGAGAGGAAGGAATCGAGCGTAAGAAAGATTCGAGCGGATCGCGAAGGATAAGATCAAAGGATCGAAAGgatcttctcctttcttacGTACTTGATGAGAATATTGTCGACGTTAGCCAGCGTCATCATTATTTCTTCCCTAGATGCGAGCACCTCGCTGTTACCTTGACGCTTGTACCACTCGCCGTAGAAAAATCTAACGGTTTCTTTCGTCTCGTAGTCGGGCGGTATGTGATGGCCTTTGTGAACGAGCACGTACTTGTTGCCGGTAAGAATGACCGAGGGCGCGTCGTTCGGCGCACCGTTGCCGTTGTAATGGATCGTATAAGTCAAATAACCGCCGTAAGACTTCAATTGGCTGCCGTGATAGTTCTCGGACAGGGCGTAATACGGTATCCTGTGCGTACTCATCTCGTTGCTGAAGGATTCGAGCAATTGAATGCCATCGCGGCCGATCGGTCGAACCTCGGATATTTGATCCTTGATGTCGCCGAACAAACGTATCTCCGATTCCGTTTGTACCGATACGATTTTGTGACTTTCGAACGGCGGCGGGATCTGATAAGTGAACAGA carries:
- the LOC122627787 gene encoding basement membrane-specific heparan sulfate proteoglycan core protein isoform X5 produces the protein MKRNRVLLRSALLFLLIGADLLVSASENDDLVFDQDGKQSSLEIPLIEKHEERSIFHRIKRSFFSFFDPFVSTPVATNTSAATIDNGTGGSATGTTTVSSPTHLRGNEGTVRLVDDKNNTDVSKPRKGGPNLERLIRNSQEEYVDDKQQENEIGEAAEGRRQSQNYVNSDDEDLVASGEIEGSATDSDVSQPVTEGQKIEGKARLYRITLTVGEPYRREYADRNSREYKELSGNLTQALEELYARRIPNYDHMANVIKVSPTSDAFTSQVTLDIGSTFTDELEIRDILEKQLQYHSLGSIQVGPEGFTFRHFLVEKENVLPECDQSSELTCRNGACVPLDSRCDGTEQCEDGSDELDCHSTLRPTTTHVSESEEERWSLPTEITGDVEEPTETAVARAKGEEEDSTLRAASNKCRADDVVRCQDGSRYICSVQRCDGVPDCEDGADEVGCPHSGCKFGEFACDVRRCILESQRCNFVEDCQDGSDEHDCNYPACTSNQFKCRNGECIDGSKHCDGVLDCRDRSDEYGCPCREYQFECSAGYCVDLSRRCDGYIDCFGGKDEENCIGTTRCREGEFECASGTCVSKMARCNGRNDCDDRSDEYNCTVTTCSSDQFRCIDGICLSIDKRCNGVADCRNGEDENQCGCGDADFRCTDGRCIGYELQCNGVNECSDGSDERDCGLAPCPSMDFTCGDGSCIPKSSVCDGFDDCPRAEDELNCDQECTPTQFKCLTGNKCIEGIYRCDGHPDCPDRSDEDCANETITHTSPPTNRTWPGWANEKTRECDPNREMRCDDGKCVLLKRKCDNIFDCLDGSDERGCGICTPAEWKCASGECLPENERCDGLRNCVDGSDESGCVTECPPGNFRCNDGLCLDSKKRCDGRSHCLDGSDEINCQCPVGNRACDNGVCIDERFFCDKSYDCLDHSDERDCDDEATSEKGYPKEEECRADEFACNDGTCIPRALVCDGQSDCPQSTDEFDCYPHGCGQDQFQCRTGDCIRNDQRCDGRIDCEDGSDEPSECDATTLEPEGPGARPMPGRCPAGQFQCVLDKACVPHSSVCNGVPECRDASDENNCDYTIEEECSLDEWRCENGGCIYLHQRCNQLVDCTFDESDELGCNYTLGRENNGTCEPHEWRCNNGQCIPLSRRCDKRVDCLTDTSDEFDCSYDPRPTGGSTELNLKTYPSEQVIKENPAKQGREVVFQCRDEGPLRARVHWLRDNDLPLPPASRDLNGRLEIPNIQLDHAGTYICEAVGYPPSTPGSRLSVNLTVEKFEEPATRPPQVCQYDQATCSNGDCIPKSYVCDGKFDCTDGSDEMRCSPHGCEPNEFRCNNKQCVSKLWRCDGERDCADNSDEEDCAPAPPGSPCRYHEFACASYNQCIPKIYHCDRERDCLDGSDELGCSPVYIVKPPPPMVVLEPGDLMVLTCTAIGVPIPEINWRLNWGHIHSKCSTTSVNGTGTLTCPDIQPEDSGAYSCEALNVVGFVIAQPDAILVVKGPKGICPKGTFNAEARSVDECISCFCFGVATECRSANLFTYQIPPPFESHKIVSVQTESEIRLFGDIKDQISEVRPIGRDGIQLLESFSNEMSTHRIPYYALSENYHGSQLKSYGGYLTYTIHYNGNGAPNDAPSVILTGNKYVLVHKGHHIPPDYETKETVRFFYGEWYKRQGNSEVLASREEIMMTLANVDNILIKAKYEDSPQLDVRITDIVMDTADARNTGLGSASFVEECQCPTGYTGLSCENCAPGFLRRESGPWLGQCYRDDPPCAPGYYGDPSRNIPCQLCPCPLTNPSNQFTRTCHLGSDGEPTCDCPAGYVGRRCEQCAIGYQGNPLIPGDMCVPVQQCDPDGSLTPNADPYTGKCRCKLYATGLTCNQCKANTFNLGFRNQFGCISCFCMGITNKCVSSNWYRNEIHVSFTNSLRGFTLTESKTPDAPPISDGIRLDTINREIVYNDFHNRGNNDVYYWQLPNIFLGDQITSYGGHLKYTVRYVPSPGGQSSRNNAADVELISANDIKLLYYSRESPEPNSQQSFTVPLLEQYWQRADGTTADREHLLMALADVRAIKIKATYTTHTDETALSSVSLDTAEKHNTGKARAVEVEECGCPVGYKGLSCEDCDVGYTRAMEGLYLGICEPCNCNGHSSQCDPESGLCENCADHTTGEYCERCEPGYEGDATRGTANDCTRRTDPVQCTCNEAGSRSASCFGGRCECKRNVEGPECNRCRPSTFGLSAENTDGCNECYCSGVTKQCHESSLYVQQIPIWVYDSHHGFTLTDDTRQDVIDDGFDLNVAMNEIGYRYPDNRSRRLFWSLPSAFTGNQVKSYAGSLTLTQHITAQPGAQSYKDQDILLVGNGITLFWTNPTDVLPDIPLTYSVPLRESEWKRLTTAGPRSASRTDMMTVLSNIEAILVRASHSEKMTATYISDISLDTAVENFTGHRRATQVEACRCPAGYVGTSCETCARGYYRDTSDRAFSVLGSCNPCPCNNNEENCEINRSGHVKCNCLPGYAGQNCQDVVEYPPTIPPPTPTITPPRIVVFVQEPEFQIVHTGNTVRYHCSGRSLDNGSLYIRWEKEGGQLPSGRSIDDSHGVLIIRDVKVSDSGIYVCQVSDGINIGIKKVTLTVGAFPKSLLEIPGANPVKPRVVIMPPYLEVKEGEPVEFHCDANGNPPPQVEWIRLHGSISSESSFHNGVWRLPAASRNDAAEYKCIAKNNVGVEEKTTILYVRENPEGPPATGLAPIITPAEWIGSIGDVVRLTCTPSQSANLTWTRSDGLPLPYSATQRDGILTINNPTINDSGLYVCIAVSYKGTETNSTARITIIPRRDPPTVKVKPERQIISQGTSTEIRCVTSGEAGLQVKWNKFSETMNSNVQQVGDTLRIINAQVSDRGVYICRVSSPIGSYEASAIVEVEPREVPVLELYPKDIQPVTLGGSADLQCRAIAGLPLPEIHWSRQDGRSFAPNIEQLPGGLLRLSNITINDGGSYVCSATNEVGSASEIAHIEVQSIPVITIEPRTGILQVKLGDRVRLTCSAVGHPQPNVAWSKHVNGLATYDAYSKTAATPLSAVYEIFSVSSDDEGSYSCQASNSVGIVEDRVQIRIEDNDIDSTPCRGDMTCDNDNRRPPTQDPRYPYQGGVLIPEDFLRIPNSGKVEMRCQVIAPDGDQIYLDWKRSDHRALPKGSTVHNGVLSIPTVDKNAAGEYICLGLNPAGTVIFKAKSHLEIISPPRIELNPTRQTVGPGKNPSITCTATGDEPLHIQWEAIGRPLPYSVSNDNGVLQFHGITYSDAGKYVCKATNEAGTAEAVAEVIVNEHSYDDTSIRATQRDITTYPGNSVRLRCEIREHAVIEWSREGQFLPLHGRIGEDYLELTQVKPEDSGRYICQIRNSHGVSSDYINLNVILYRSQCRPGEYKCYSQQCIHLDYFCDGYAQCNDGTDERFCRIPQYRQFLQRRRAAVAPALTIEASQDPVNIGDTVDIRCACSGIPSPHYRWSRPNHPDLPANAQTYENILRLSNVAVSDSGTYKCTVMTPQGIFEEDFNLIVHGGHNDGPAIETKLAPYGSSIEMDCHVDLEPPVKFQWNKLGGLLSLDTETYQNTLKLKNVKAEDAGTYICIANNDKVNLEVPTVLVVTGVVPNFSQAPESYIALPPLPDSYLKFNIEISFKPENYDGIILYNAESNHGNGDFILLSLVGGYPQFKFDLGSGSAVILADKSVTLGQWHTIKIQRVRKEVTMLVDGQGPYRGVSAGRRQGLDLKGPLYIGGVPNHSIVIKEAVSNIGFIGCISRLVIGEKEIDLIGDQTGNVGITTCETCAENPCNNGGVCQEAATKNGYMCLCRAGFNGKHCNFVGQSCYPGACGEGKCVEKEAGFDCYCPYGKTGPRCERSVKIYEPAFNDDKAFIAHDTPKALRRLKIAMNFNPTDEGDGILIYCSQSEEGLGDFAALIIKNKHVEFRYDIGSGMATLRSNYIVQPGTWTYVTINRDFKEAKLSVNGEPFIEARSPGGARTMTLNTPLYIGGVDRRKITLNKNLNVDRNFHGCISELEVASVSLEILKSATDMANIEDCSMLHPNQTIPRTTLITPPPTNPPTTLYDPCASSPCIHGFCQSLDSREYSCTCEYGYAGRNCENVLKQCEVYAPCRNGGTCTDLHGSYKCDCRLGFNGQTCEKLADITYDIAFKGDGWLELERSVMTHEEEREVLGFEISTNKTNGLIMWHGQTPNDLNPDDYISLAVVDGYVEYQYNLGSGPAVIRVTAQRVDDGERHRIILKRQGSDGSIELNGEHTESGLSDGLQQILNTRGSVYLGGVPDYAMTYGRYHEGFSGCIYTLEVQDSGAIDIGEKAIRGKNVSPCTRVRWIPSSLVFTDADADIFDAFVPPPPVNIIHPKPAANVATCNIKSYLLLIVLQHLIALKIESRNLIVVCTLFYIGAINTS